ATTGCAGATTGATTGTCCACAGTGGTTGATTCTACACATCCCTTCTAATAAGGCACCCTTTCAACAATTAACACAGAAATCACACCAAAGCTCGACCAGGCACGTTTAGAAAACCACAGTCACAGTAAGACATTTGATGGGAACAGAAATGTCACCTTCAAGGATGGTCTTAACAATACGATTTCTTATCATTCTTTAAATCAACAAATACTACATTCATAAAGCACTTTGTAacattaggatttttttttcctctttaaaaaataaagtgtatGAAACTCAGTTTGCTGACAAAGTTAAAAAACTACCTGCAGGGTCTCAAAAAAAGCTTCCTGAATGAGTAACAGCACACTTTGCAACTTAGgttattgtttttgaaagatgcaagtgtttttgttgttgtttcttttggcATTAAAGCAACCCTTTAGTCAATTCAGTCATTACACACCAAAATTGCGCAGCTTTAACTTAGGTTTACAGTGCTAAGATTTTGGAATGTCTGCTTCGAAAGAATATACAGCAAATATTCCATTAGATTCTTTGGAACATTTCctcaaaacattttgtattacaaTCTTTTATCCAGGAAAATGACATGTCGCTGACCTATCCTGGAAAGGAACTCAGGGCATCAGAAGCAGAAGGTCAGTTTGTTTAATTCCTGCTCGTTAGTGTGTCAGTTTACTGAAGACACTTTCAGCCCCAGTTGACAAACttctgattttagtttttttttgaaatagtacaaataaaactgaattgtCTGATTACAAATTACAGCAACACCATGGAACTCCAGGTGAAGGAGAGgggaatgtaaataaatataaataaatataaataaatccatcTACAAATGTTTACTTGAACAGCAGATGAAGCACAAACTAAACTAACAGTAAGATGATAGTGCTGGTCTTTGATATCCAGAGGAAAAGAGAACCCTTGGATAGGAATAAACAAATATGCATTTTGCTGGTGAAGTCATCATAATTATCCTTTCAAACCAAACAGATTTTTGATTACAATGTTCCCCCATTAGACCCATATCAAGGAAAATCACAAGAGTAAAGATTTGCTGACCTTTTATGTAATTCTTTGGAGCTGTATCTTTCTTAAACCTGCCCACCACCACCAAACCtcacctcccccaccccccacatcaGACATACTCTTTAATGGGCAGGCTGGTGTTGGAGATGGGGTGAGGGGGCGGTGCAGATGCCCGGTTGCCCCCCATGAAGTTGCGAGAGTAGCCCCTGCGGTAATCGCGCTGTACCCCCTGGGGGCAGGTGCTGCTCAGGACGGCGCCGCTCAGCATGAGGATGACGGCGGCCGCCCAGCCCAGGTAGATTGCCTGGCCCAGCTCCCTCTTGTGGACCGGGGGCACCAGGGGATTGTAGAAGTCGCTGATGACGTTGTGGGCGGTCCAGGAGATGGGCACCAGCACGCAGACCCCCGTGACGATGAACAGCACCCCCCCCGACAGTGCGATCCCGGCTTTGGTCTGCTTGTCGTCTCCGGCGCAGGTGGTGCACTTCATGCCGCAGCAGGAGACCGTGCAGGACAGCCAGCCCAGGAAGATGGCCAGGCACATCAGCGCCCGGGCGGCCTGCATGTCGGGGGGCAGGGCCAGCATGGAGTCGTAGGTCTTGCACTGCATCTGCCCTGTGGTCTGGTACACGCAGTTCATCCAGATGCCCTCCCACACGATCTCTGAGGTCAGGATGTTGTGGCCAATGAAGGCCGTCACTTTCCACTGCGGCAGGGCGGTGACCGCGATGGCCATCACCCAGCCGGTCACAGCGCAGGTGAAGCTGATGAGCTGGAGACCAGTGTTCACCATGGCCGGCTCACTCTCGCTCTGTCACCCTGGACAGCTCtcttttccttttgtgtccAATCCTAAAGTTTTGCTTCACTCTCCTTCTGTTTCTTTTAATGTGCTGGCTTTTCTACTCCGTGCAACTCCCTACCCTGATATCTTTCTCTCCGCTGGGTTCTCTACTGTTCTCCCCTCTTGAAACACAACACCCCCTTCCTCCCAGTCACCCAGACTCTCGCATCAGAGCCCCGGTGATATCAACAAGTGAATTATTCAAAGGAGAACAGCAGTCACTCAGCACAGCTGTCACCGGCACGCTGCC
This is a stretch of genomic DNA from Amia ocellicauda isolate fAmiCal2 chromosome 11, fAmiCal2.hap1, whole genome shotgun sequence. It encodes these proteins:
- the cldn35 gene encoding claudin-4 — protein: MVNTGLQLISFTCAVTGWVMAIAVTALPQWKVTAFIGHNILTSEIVWEGIWMNCVYQTTGQMQCKTYDSMLALPPDMQAARALMCLAIFLGWLSCTVSCCGMKCTTCAGDDKQTKAGIALSGGVLFIVTGVCVLVPISWTAHNVISDFYNPLVPPVHKRELGQAIYLGWAAAVILMLSGAVLSSTCPQGVQRDYRRGYSRNFMGGNRASAPPPHPISNTSLPIKEYV